The Novipirellula aureliae sequence TCGAAATCGACAAGTGAATCATGATCGCCCCAAGAATCGACAAGGCGATCGTATTGAGTTCGATGCGGGAAGTCTTCCGCAGGCTTGGTGTCACGAAAACAATCGACGCAATTGCAATCGGAACGGCGAACGTGTGAGCGTCGAGATCAGGGATCTTGAGCGTGAGCAAGCCACCGATCCAAACGACCAATAATCCGACGCTTGCTCCGATCCAAACATAGATTTCTGCTGAACGATCGAAGACCGGCGGACCGTCTTTTGATTGATCGCCGTTGCGATATTTCGTGTAAACTTCGCTGGCAAATAGAATCATACCGAGTATCAAAAGAATGCCGGCGACCACACCACCGCTGCCAATCGTCTCGAAAAAGAAATGATGCGGATCCGCGATGCTCTCATTCGCACTCGGTTCACGAAACCGCTCATAGATCGATTGGAAGTTGCCTGGCCCGGCCCCGAACAATGGATGTTCGGCAACCATTCGCCACGTCGACCGCCAGTACTGCCATCGAAACGCGAGCGATGCCGGTGCTTGCTCGAACCATTCTCGGCGGCCAAACACCGAAAGCAAGATGCCCACTAGCGTGATCATCAATAGCGTTCCAGCGGACACCCATCCTAGCACCCGTTTGCGAATTCCCATTGTCATGAAGACAACAAACACAATGCCACAGAAAACAGCAATAACGGATGCTCGGCTGCGGGTCATCATCATCGCAGCGGCTAGCAAAACAAACAACAATAGCCAACCAATGCGCTCGGATGTGACCATCAACGAAAAACGCTGCCAAATCATGGCTGCGGAAAGCAGAACTCCAAAAATCAGAACGCCTGCTAATGAATTAGCCAGTGCGAACGTGCCGGTTGGACCACCATCGTAAAGCCGGTTCTCAAACACATTCCGTTCGCCCGAGCCCTGCGGTGCATCGATGCCCACACGAGCTAACACCGCATCGGGGTTCGATTCGTATTGAAGTCGCATCTGGGGCAAGCTGATGAGTTGCTGGTGTAGGGCGTGGACCGATTGCAAGACCGCGCAACCAAACAACAAAGCCAACAATGTTTGGCGGATCGCATCACTGGCAAACAACCGCCGTGACAAACCGAAGATAGCCGCTCCGCTAACCCAAATCCAAGCTTCGTTGGTCGCTTGACGAAGGTTCCCAGGAGGAGAGGATCCGAACGCCGCCAACATCATCCATCCGCCCAAGAGCCAGGGGATGACGTCCAGTGCGATGCTCGTTCGAGTTGATTTTCTGAATCGAAGTTGATGGGCCGATGAACCGCGACCGATGCTTAGTACCTCGAACGCAAACCAAACTGCCAATGCCCCCAAAGACGCAGCGGCCAACCAAACCGCATCACCACGTTCGACCGCTACACTATCACTCGGGTGATAGGCGACGACAACCAAAATTGACGCTAACAGCGATGCGACTACTCGTCGTTGTGTTGCCACTGTGTCGATTCCAATATGATGACCAAGAGCAACATGCAGCCAACGATTCCGATGACCATCATCGCTTGCCAAACGCCAACATGGGTTAGCAAGATCGAGGCCAAACCGCATGTCCCTGTGACCAGATAAATCGTCAAGACCGCTTGCGTTCGACTTAATCCCAATTCGACCAAACGATGAGAGAAATGGCTGCGGTCGCCAATGAATGGACTGCGGCCTTGGCGAATCCGAATCCACAATACCGTTA is a genomic window containing:
- a CDS encoding O-antigen ligase family protein, which produces MATQRRVVASLLASILVVVAYHPSDSVAVERGDAVWLAAASLGALAVWFAFEVLSIGRGSSAHQLRFRKSTRTSIALDVIPWLLGGWMMLAAFGSSPPGNLRQATNEAWIWVSGAAIFGLSRRLFASDAIRQTLLALLFGCAVLQSVHALHQQLISLPQMRLQYESNPDAVLARVGIDAPQGSGERNVFENRLYDGGPTGTFALANSLAGVLIFGVLLSAAMIWQRFSLMVTSERIGWLLLFVLLAAAMMMTRSRASVIAVFCGIVFVVFMTMGIRKRVLGWVSAGTLLMITLVGILLSVFGRREWFEQAPASLAFRWQYWRSTWRMVAEHPLFGAGPGNFQSIYERFREPSANESIADPHHFFFETIGSGGVVAGILLILGMILFASEVYTKYRNGDQSKDGPPVFDRSAEIYVWIGASVGLLVVWIGGLLTLKIPDLDAHTFAVPIAIASIVFVTPSLRKTSRIELNTIALSILGAIMIHLSISSGWTIPGISIYVWVCAAAVVPDGKERIPSPDRAQTKPFEATRHKQLSLLLLLGTLAGLVCVVRMSWLPIYRETRALAAAESELIRGRLVQADRWLETAEQADRWSANASRWRAEVFRRRLVMGDTASDRLKADWRASIDRSKLRSGDDPAAYREFGTAQLHVYQRFGEMTDLNAAFETFKQAVAWNPSDQWLAAQLSEVARAKGDTKLAEQMAERARWLSGLSSNLERMLDRQWILVAEKIGEPASTAPIRQPADKVLSVSSAS